tttaatcactttcacaaatattaaaaaaactattgTAGTGTTGCAAAATGgacaatatatttttcattgacAATTTATTATCTTAGTAAAATAAGAAGGAAAATGCTGTTTGTCCTCTCATTTtgacttaatttttatttttattttttcattttttcagtcaataattaagaaaattatttttaatgtattggtgtatttttttaatttttaaaaacattaaaatttgaaaaaaaaaatgaaaagaaaaaaaattagaaagataAATTTGTGATAGTGGATACGCACAGCGGTCAGAGACTCAGAATGTTGGGCTGTATGAAGAAGGTGGTCCAGCACTCTGCGTTTCGGCCGAAATTCAAATTTCCGTAAAACTCGTTAGTCGTTATCTTTGTTTAAAAATCCCTCGAGAGCTTTCAAACGCGAAAGTTTCCCTCTCGATCTCGCCCCAAATTTCCCCGTTTCTCTCTGTCGTCTCGTACTTTCGATCTCCATCGGAAGGTAAGCCCTCTTTCTTTCCAGAATATCAAACGAATGAGTCTTCACAGCACCCAAGCACCAGAAGCGAATCCGAAGAAGCAATGGTCCTTGCAAGACTTCGAGATCGGAAAACCCCTCGGAAAGGGAAAATTCGGCCGGGTCTATCTCGCTAGAGAAGCGAAGGTAACtagtttcaattttcaaaactcTCGACCTCAAGTTATCTTATTGTATTTGAtatctttctctctgtttttccccCAACGCTATAGAGCAAATACATAGTGGCGTTGAAGGTGATATTCAAGGAACAAATAGAGAAGTATCGAATTCAGCACCAGCTGAGGAGAGAGATGGAGATTCAGACCAGCCTTCGGCACCAAAATATACTGCGACTCTATGGGTGGTTCCACGATGCTGAACGCATTTTCTTGATACTCGAATATGCTCATGGCGGCGAGCTTTATGGGAAGCTCAGGAAAAGTGGCCATCTCAGTGAGAATCAAGCCGCCACCgtaatactctctctctctctctctctctctctctctctctctctctctctctctctctctctctctctctctctctctctgcgtttttttttttttcctgtaaaCACTTACACTCTGGTTGGTAGCTGAGAAAATttaggaaagaagaaaataaaataaaaagttgaattaactTTTGGAGATCTAGTTTGTGGAGAGCCGCAATAATGAAGATTCTAGAACCTGTTTTCTTCTATTTAGGAACCCTATAAGTTTCTGAAATTTGATCGTAATCTATCTGCTGAAGGAAAAGGGAGAAAGAGGTTTTGCAGTTTCATTGTAATAAGGTGTTGCTGTGATTTGCTTCAACTAGCCATCTGATGCTTTCTGGTTATGAGTAGTGTgtgcgtgtgtatatatatttctgtGTCTATTTATGAAGGATACTTCTTTTTTATGctgtttctttctcttttgaaaatTAGTACACAAGCTTTTCGGTCTCAGTTACTTCATCCGAAAAACAAATCCTTACGGGTATCCCTCTTGAATTTTAGTACATTTCGAGCCTCACACAAGCACTGGCGTATTGTCATGAGAAGCATGTGATTCATAGGGACATCAAGCCTGAAAATTTGTTGCTTGATCACGAGGTATGCTAAAACTCCTAGTGACAcctttctctttgttttctatAATTATGCTGTGTTCTACCTACGAACCTATTATTTTTCCTAGATTTGTGTTGACTATGCAAAACGGTCTTTTGACTTTTGCTGGTGCGTCATAAACGAAGCTTGGTGtcttacagttttttttttttttcaaatctctaagaACTTTGGCTTTTGATAGGTGACCTTGTGCGGAAACTCCTTGCTGGTTTAAATTGTATTAGCCATACTTAACAAGTTTACTCCAAAATCTCGGCAGTCAATTTCAGAGATGTAGGAGTTTTCTATTGCTTTCACAAAACTTTCTGGATTTTTTGGCTTAAAAGATTAGCCAAATTCCGATGctaaattctatttaaaaaacgTCCGTCGGTATGGACCTCAACCCCAATTAGGCACATAAATATTTTAGGTTTATCCTATGCTTTGCCAAAAGCTGCCATTTCAATAAATACAACTGCACTTGGGACTATCTGGACCTTAACCCAACAGTAGGAGATATCAAACTCACATCGTGCAGCGTGAGCTTGATAACAGATTCCGGAGAATCCTCAGGTGCTACTAAActcaattaaatattaattctaAATAATTTGGCGCTTGCTTGTTGACCAACTTCCATGGACTGTTTTTTCagaagttttatattttatgtaaaagaaACTTGTCAATGAGTGGTTCCAAAAAATTGAACATATTTTTTGCTAAATCTGTGCATGAAACATAATACAGaatactttttttaacttagttaTGTTATAACGTAGGGTCGACTGAAAATTGCAGACTTTGGATGGTCTGTACAGTCAAGAAGCAAGAGACACACCATGTGTGGAACTTTGGATTATTTAGCACCAGAAATGGTGGAGAACAAAGCTCATGACTACGCAGTTGATAACTGGACTTTGGGTATCCTTTGTTATGAGTTCCTTTATGGTGTCCCCCCATTTGAGGCTGAGAGTCAGAGTGATACATTTAAAAGGTACGGTAGATTTACAACGATTAGTGTGGATGAAAATATCATGAACCGTGTTACATGTTGGTAGTTTCATTGTATTTGGCTTTAACCCAGGATAGTGAAGGTTGATCTGATTTTCCCTTCCACCCCTCATGTTTCTGCCGAAGCCAAGGATCTCATTCTTCGGGTAAGTTTGTCCGTGGCTTTTTTCATATTGATATCTGAGTGTAAAGTAATGCTATCAGTGAATAGATTTAGTTGCCTTCCAGAATTTGTAATCTAAAAATATGTGCAGCTTCTGGTGAAAGACTCCTCAAAACGGCTTTCTCTTCAGAAGATCATGGGGCATTCTTGGATAATCAAGAATGCAGATCCTGAAGGTATTTGCAATAAGTAGGAATTTAAATGCCGATCTGATTCTGCCATGGCTTTGAGGAATTCACAtggttgaaatctacttctgatgatgaaATTTTTGGCGAAATGAAGCAGTTCATCATTGTAACCTCCATTTGTATGTGAGAATATGTTCACTGTCTTGTTCATCGTAGGTTGCAACTAAGTATTTAAGTATAGAAACTTAATTACTGCATGTTTGAAGGCACTGCCTAC
This genomic interval from Carya illinoinensis cultivar Pawnee chromosome 2, C.illinoinensisPawnee_v1, whole genome shotgun sequence contains the following:
- the LOC122301221 gene encoding serine/threonine-protein kinase Aurora-3-like isoform X1; amino-acid sequence: MSLHSTQAPEANPKKQWSLQDFEIGKPLGKGKFGRVYLAREAKSKYIVALKVIFKEQIEKYRIQHQLRREMEIQTSLRHQNILRLYGWFHDAERIFLILEYAHGGELYGKLRKSGHLSENQAATYISSLTQALAYCHEKHVIHRDIKPENLLLDHEGRLKIADFGWSVQSRSKRHTMCGTLDYLAPEMVENKAHDYAVDNWTLGILCYEFLYGVPPFEAESQSDTFKRIVKVDLIFPSTPHVSAEAKDLILRLLVKDSSKRLSLQKIMGHSWIIKNADPEGICNK
- the LOC122301221 gene encoding serine/threonine-protein kinase Aurora-3-like isoform X2 — encoded protein: MSLHSTQAPEANPKKQWSLQDFEIGKPLGKGKFGRVYLAREAKSKYIVALKVIFKEQIEKYRIQHQLRREMEIQTSLRHQNILRLYGWFHDAERIFLILEYAHGGELYGKLRKSGHLSENQAATGRLKIADFGWSVQSRSKRHTMCGTLDYLAPEMVENKAHDYAVDNWTLGILCYEFLYGVPPFEAESQSDTFKRIVKVDLIFPSTPHVSAEAKDLILRLLVKDSSKRLSLQKIMGHSWIIKNADPEGICNK